A stretch of the Lolium perenne isolate Kyuss_39 chromosome 3, Kyuss_2.0, whole genome shotgun sequence genome encodes the following:
- the LOC127338824 gene encoding uncharacterized protein At4g15970-like, giving the protein MGSPHDGARVSHSVSFLLGALLPALLLFFLASDRVGEQLSSMASLANGSPHQQTTHANLSTDGSAAEKVHMYEEESFPGLVELLSKVAMDDRTVIITLVNEAWSAEGSLLDLFRGSFHDGQGIAHLLNHTLIVAVDPGAMPRCVAVHPHCYFLEVTAAKVSSANRFMSKSFMEIVWAKLSLQQRILQLGYNYLYTDVDIVWFRDPFRHISLYADMAISTDFFSGDPYDAVKNAPNTGFYYVKSTNRTVEMLRRWRAARSLPRPGGGGPTNDQGIFNEIKAGLVAGELQIRLVFLDTVFFDGFCRLHGEMDKVCTMHANCCIGLETKVHDLRNVVADWKNYSTLTPPEKTGDQLKWRYPAECHESIKTLLG; this is encoded by the exons ATGGGCAGCCCGCACGACGGCGCCAGGGTCAGCCACTCCGTCTCGTTCCTCCTCGGGGCTCTTCTCCCCGCCCTCTTGCTATTCTTCCTCGCTTCCGACAGGGTCGGCGAGCAGCTGTCAAGCATGGCGAGCTTGGCAAACGGATCACCTCATCAGCAGACTACTCATGCCAACCTCTCAACCGATGGTTCAGCTGCCGAAAAGGTGCATATGTAT gaggaggagagcttCCCCGGCCTGGTGGAGCTGCTGTCCAAGGTTGCCATGGACGACCGGACGGTGATCATCACGCTAGTCAACGAGGCTTGGTCGGCGGAGGGGTCGCTCCTGGATCTCTTCCGCGGGAGCTTCCACGACGGCCAGGGGATCGCACACCTCCTCAACCACACCCTCATTGTCGCCGTCGACCCGGGCGCCATGCCACGCTGTGTGGCCGTGCACCCACACTGCTACTTCCTCGAGGTCACGGCCGCCAAGGTCAGCTCCGCCAACCGCTTCATGAGCAAGAGCTTCATGGAGATCGTctgggccaagctctccctccaGCAGCGCATCCTCCAGCTCGGCTACAACTATCTCTACACT GATGTGGATATTGTGTGGTTCCGCGACCCATTCCGGCACATCAGTCTATACGCCGACATGGCCATCTCCACCGACTTCTTCAGCGGCGACCCCTACGACGCCGTGAAGAACGCGCCTAACACCGGCTTCTACTACGTCAAGTCGACGAACCGGACGGTGGAGATGCTGAGGCGCTGGAGGGCTGCGAGGTCGTTGCCCCGgccgggcggcggcggcccgaccAACGACCAGGGGATCTTCAATGAGATCAAGGCCGGCCTTGTTGCCGGCGAGCTGCAGATCAGGTTAGTGTTCCTAGATACGGTGTTCTTCGACGGTTTCTGCCGGCTCCACGGTGAGATGGACAAGGTCTGCACGatgcacgccaactgctgcatcggGCTCGAGACCAAGGTGCACGACCTGAGGAACGTGGTCGCCGACTGGAAGAACTACTCGACCCTTACACCGCCGGAGAAGACGGGCgaccagctcaagtggaggtacCCTGCCGAGTGCCACGAGTCGATTAAAACACTTTTAGGGTGA
- the LOC127338825 gene encoding uncharacterized protein At4g15970-like translates to MGSLHDGAGVSQSVSFILGALVPTLLLFFLASDRVGEKLASISSFANGSAHQQMIPNLPGNGSTGKKGERLFPGLAELLPKVATDDRTVIITSVNEAFARPGSLLDLFRESFYAGDGIAHFLNHTLIVAVDAAAYHHCLRVHPHCYLLKATARTSMNLSSANDFMSDAYLELVWAKLEVQQRVLQLGYNFLFTDVDIVWFRDPFRHIGVHTDMATSCDIYSGDADALDGNWPNTGFYYVKATGRTVEMLRRWRAARWRFPRDQEQTIFNQIKHELAAADGDLRLRFQFLDTAIFGGFCRLFRNDMTRACTMHANCCFGLGNKLSDLRDVLAQWKNYTAVTPLGRRNAKAAGRSFGWRVPAKCGTPDKRAPMGS, encoded by the exons ATGGGCAGCCTGCACGACGGCGCCGGCGTTAGCCAGTCGGTGTCGTTCATCCTCGGGGCTCTTGTGCCCACCTTGCTACTCTTCTTCCTCGCTTCTGACCGGGTCGGCGAGAAGCTGGCAAGCATCTCAAGCTTCGCTAATGGATCAGCTCATCAGCAGATGATCCcaaatctccccggcaacggatcGACCGGCAAAAAG GGGGAGAGGTTATTCCCAGGGCTGGCGGAGCTGCTGCCGAAGGTGGCGACGGACGACCGGACAGTGATCATCACGTCGGTGAACGAGGCGTTCGCGCGGCCGGGCTCTCTGCTGGACCTCTTCCGCGAGAGCTTCTATGCCGGCGACGGGATCGCGCACTTCCTAAACCATactctcatcgtcgccgtcgacgCCGCGGCCTACCACCACTGCCTGCGAGTGCACCCGCACTGCTACCTCCTCAAGGCGACGGCTAGGACGTCCATGAACCTGAGCTCCGCTAATGACTTCATGAGCGACGCCTACCTGGAGCTCGTTTGGGCCAAGCTCGAAGTGCAGCAGCGCGTCCTCCAGCTCGGCTACAACTTCCTCTTCACGGACGTGGACATCGTGTGGTTTCGGGACCCGTTCCGGCACATCGGCGTGCACACGGACATGGCGACGTCGTGCGACATCTACTCCGGCGACGCCGACGCCCTCGACGGCAACTGGCCCAACACGGGCTTCTACTACGTGAAGGCGACGGGGCGGACGGTGGAGATGCTGCGGCGGTGGCGGGCGGCGCGGTGGCGCTTCCCGCGGGACCAAGAGCAGACCATCTTCAACCAAATCAAGCACGAGTTGGCCGCCGCGGACGGCGATCTGCGGCTGCGGTTCCAGTTCCTCGACACGGCTATCTTCGGCGGATTCTGCCGGCTGTTCCGCAACGACATGACCAGGGCGTGCACGATGCACGCCAACTGCTGCTTCGGCCTTGGGAACAAGCTGAGCGATCTCCGGGACGTGCTTGCGCAGTGGAAGAACTACACGGCGGTGACGCCGCTTGGGAGAAGGAATGCCAAGGCCGCTGGGAGGAGCTTCGGTTGGCGCGTTCCGGCCAAGTGCGGGACGCCTGACAAGAGGGCGCCGATGGGCTCTTGA